Within Sorghum bicolor cultivar BTx623 chromosome 2, Sorghum_bicolor_NCBIv3, whole genome shotgun sequence, the genomic segment AGAGATAGTGTTCTCTGAGCCTTTTTTCCTCTTTTTGGGCCTAAGAGCCTTGTAATTTATTTTTGCTTTGCCCTTTTCTCTTGTACAGTACATTCTTTTATTcaattgaaataaaaaaaataggtaGGGAATTTCCCTACTGATTcccttaaaaaaaataaatataacgaAAGCGCGACAGCTTGTAGCTGAAAGGAATTCCTAGTTTTTTTTAGGGAAAAAAGAATTCTTAGCTGAAATAACTGCTGCGCACGGGCTGCTGAAAGCGCGATGGGTCTATTGGGCTGATCCAGGGCCCAGTATGGCCCATAGAATTGGATcccttcctcgccctcttcctcGTGTCCTCTTGCGAAAATAGCCAGAGCACATTCCCACACCTCCCATGGCGATCCAACCCCGGATCACCGGCGGCCGCAGGCAGCCGCTGCCGTTGCCCCTGAAGAGGGCCCTCCTGGCCGCTATCACTGTCGCGGCGGCTCTCTCCATCCTGTGCATCCTGTCCTTCACCGACACGCTGTCCTTCACGGACACGCTCTCCTTCCTGGGGTTCCGGCCCCGGGACGTCGACAAGAGGGACGGCAACCGGAGGTACCTTTACTGGGGCAGCCGCGTCGACTGCCCCGGAAAGCACTGCGGCTCCTGCGCGGGCCTCGGGCACCAGGAGTCCAGCCTCCGCTGCGCCCTCGAGGAGGCCCTCTTCCTCGACAGGTAATTTGGTGTCGTCGCTTTGCTCCCCTCCTTCTCTTCACCCGCGTTGATTGAGGTCGCTAGGTGGCCCTTGGCGTCCAGAAATGGGCGCCCGGTGGTTAAAGATGGCAGTGTCGATTGAATTCCAAATTGCATCGATATTAGTCTAGGCAGTTAGAAGATAGGAAGCAGCAAAACAGATTGTATGAAAACAGGGGCTCTGTTGCATTTCAAGTTCTCAATTTCACCAATTCGTGTGCAATGTGGAATTATGTTAATGTGCAATGGCCCCATTCTGCAGGGTGCTTGTCATGCCTGCAAAGATGTGCCTCAATTCAGTGCACAATACAAAGGGGGTCCTTCAATCAAGCAATGCAACTTCACAACAAAGGTTTTGCTTCTTAAGCACCAGACCTACATATGCACACTGTTTATTTTTGTCAGGTTGAAAAGATCCTGATAATACTTAAACTCCATGTCTTCGCAGGTGGGAAACGGGTTCTTGTGCAATGGAATCTTTATATGATATCGACCTCATATCAAGAACTGTACCTGTTATTTTGGATAATCCACGATCATGGTACGAGATAATATCAAGAAGTACAAAGCTCGGTGAGGATGGCTTGGTGGTGAATGTACAAGGGGTTAGCAGAGCTGAACTCAAACAAAATTCAAATTACTCTGGTGCTCTCCTCATAAACCGCACAGCAAGTCCTCT encodes:
- the LOC8073086 gene encoding uncharacterized protein LOC8073086 — protein: MAIQPRITGGRRQPLPLPLKRALLAAITVAAALSILCILSFTDTLSFTDTLSFLGFRPRDVDKRDGNRRYLYWGSRVDCPGKHCGSCAGLGHQESSLRCALEEALFLDRVLVMPAKMCLNSVHNTKGVLQSSNATSQQRWETGSCAMESLYDIDLISRTVPVILDNPRSWYEIISRSTKLGEDGLVVNVQGVSRAELKQNSNYSGALLINRTASPLAWFMECKDRTKRSSVMLPYTFLPTMATRKLREAANKMKEILGDYDAIHVRRGDLLKNRKDRFGVERSLHPHLDRDTRPEFIKKRIAKWIRPGRTLFIASNERTPGFFSSLSDKYRLAYSSNFSSILNLVIENNYQLFMVERLIMQGARTFVKTMKEFDKDLALCDDPKKNTKDWQEPVYTDD